From the genome of uncultured Methanobacterium sp.:
GAAGCAGGTCATGATGGTAACCTACAGGAGAAGGTGGAATTTATTGAAAAGGTTGATGCAGTTATTGGAGAGGTAATGCAACTGGAAGATGTTTACTTCATCCTTACTGCCGATCATTCCACTCCCATCTCAGTGATGGATCACACTGGAGACCCAGTTCCCCTGGTGATTAAAGGCCCTGATGTGAGGGTGGACCCTGTAAACCAATTCCATGAGCGAGCTGCTGCTAACGGTGGTCTTTGTAGGATAAGGGGTAGCGATATCATGAACATTCTTATGGATCTTATGAATCGATCCACCAAGTTCGGAGCTTAGATCATGGGTTTAGAAATTCCCAAACTCTTCGGCACCTCTGGAATAAGGGGAAAAATAAGAGATGAAATAACCCCTGAACTGGCCCTGAATGTTGGAAAAGCCATCTCCACATATCTTGGTAAAGGAAATAGAGTGGTAATCGGATATGACACTCGAACTTCTAACCTGATGCTAGAAAGAGCAGTCAGTGCCGGTATCCTGCAGGGAGGTTGTCATGTCTTGAGTGTGGGAATGGTCCCCACACCAGTAGTGGGTTACGCCACCATGAAACTAAATGCAGATGCCGGAGTGATGATCACCGCATCCCATAACCCTTCACCAGATAATGGGATTAAACTGTGGAATCCTGATGGAATGGCATACCTACAGGAACAGGAACGGACCATCGAAAAAATAATCCATGAAAATAACTTTTATAAAGCATCATGGGAAGATATTGGGCAAATCACCGATATAAGTCCAGTTGTAAACAATTATATTAAAGATCTGTTGGGTTTAATGGATATTAAACCTGGTTTGAAGGTGGTTGTTGATTGCGCCAATGGTGCGGCAGCTTACCTGTCTCCACTCATTCTCAGAAAGGCTGGTTGTAAGGTGGTGAGTTTAAATGCTCAACCAGACGGTTTTTTCCCAGGGAGAAATCCAGAACCCTCAGAAGCCAACTTACAGGAACTGATGAAAGTGGTGAAGGTCACTGGAGCAGACTTAGGGATTGCCCATGATGGTGATGCCGACCGGATGATTGCAGTGGATGATAAGGGGCGAATGGCAGATTTTGACAAGTTATTAGCTCTGGTATCCGCAGAAATAGGTGGTTGTGTGGTTACCACTGTGGATGCTTCTGCATGTATTGACCGTGCTCTGGAAGAAGTGGGAGGCACCGTGGAACGAACCAAAGTGGGTGACGTTCATGTGGCTGAGATGATCCACATGTTGGGGGCAAACTTCGGCGGCGAACCTTCCGGTACATGGTTACATCCTCAGTTCTGCATGTGTCCAGATGGGATATTATCCGCTCTGCGGGTTATTGAATTAGTTCAAAATAAAGGACCATTATCCAAACTTTTAGATGATATTCCCAGCTATCCCACCATAAGAGATAAAATTGACTGCCAGGAAGATCAAAAGGACCCCATTATGCACAAAGCCGAGACTGATCTTTCCCTGATTTATGAAGATGTGGCCGATATTAACCTTAAAGACGGAGTTAGAATATCATTTACTGATGGTAGCTGGGTTCTGGTAAGGCCTTCTGGAACTGAATCATTCATCAGGATAACTTTAGAGGGAAAAACTGAAGAAAAAGCCAGGATGATACATGAAAAAGCAGCAGAATTCATCCATGATTTCTTATAAATATTAATTTTTATAAAATCTTTGAAATATACTAAAAATTGGAATATGACTAAAAATATACTTAAGCTGATAGTTCAATTTGAATAAAAGAAGAATATTAAAGAGGAGTTAAAATGAGGGCAGTTATACTTACAGCAGGTGAAGGGACCCGGATGCGACCCCTGACACTCACCCGGCCAAAAACAATGCTCCCTGTAGGTGGAAAACCTCTCCTGGAGTATAATGTAGGAGCACTACGGGATGCAGGGATAAAAGATGTTACCATGATAGTAGGCTACCAGAAGGAAGCTGTGATGGAACATTTTAAAGAGGGACAAGATCTGGGAGTCAACATCACTTATGTAACCCAGGAAGAACGTTTGGGAACTGCCCATGCCATAGGACAGGTAGCAGATATCGCAAAAAAAGATAACGATGCCATCATCGTTACCAATGGGGATATAATCCTTGAAAATGAGCTAATAAAGAATTTAATGGATAAATATCACCAAACCCACGCACAATCTATTCTGGTTCTCACTGAAGTTGATGATCCTTCTTCCTTTGGAGTGGTAGAACTGGAAGGGGACTCTATAAAGGACATCGTAGAAAAACCGAACCCAGGTGAGGCCCCCAGTAATCTTATAAACGCTGGGATTTATCTTTTTGACCCCTGTATTTTCCAGGCCATAGAAAAAACAGGGAAATCTGAACGAGGCGAATATGAAATAACAGATTCCCTTAAAATCCAGATTAAAGAAGGTAAAATGGTTTTAGGTCTGGTTTCACAGGATAAATGGATTGATGTGGGACGTCCCTGGGAATTCCTGGAATTAAACGAACATTACTTAGAAGTATCCGAAACCCAGATTGATGGTGAAATTGAACAGGGTGTTACTATTCACGGCCCAGTAATAGTCAAAAAAGGAAGTATCATCCGTTCCGGAACTTACATCATGGGACCAGTTTACATTGGAGAAAACTGCGATATTGGCCCCAACACATTCCTGCGTAAACACACTTCCATTGGTAATGATGTTAACGTTGGAAACGCAGTTGAAATTAAAAATTCAATAATTATGGATGGAACAAATGTGAACCACCTCTCCTATGTTGGAGACTCCATAATTGGGGCAGATTGTAACCTTGCCGCCGGTACTAACATTGCCAACCTACGTTTCGACGATGGTGGGGTGAAAGTAACAGTTAAAGGAGAAAGGGTCAACAGCGGAAGGCGTAAAATGGGAGTTATATTCGCGGATGGAGTTAAAACTGGTATTAATTCCAGTTTCAATCCAGGAGTGACCATTGGTTTAAATTCTTCAGTGGGATCGGGTGCCATAATCTATCGAGACATAGAAGATAACAAGATCATTATACATCACCAGAAACAGGAAATAAAGGATAAAAAATAGTTAAAATCATTAATAATATTTTTTTTACCATATTTTTAATATTTTATTAATTTTAATTACCTAAATTTACATTCAAATCCATTTTAAAGGATATTATTCTATTAATGAATCAATCTGGATTTTCAGTGAATTAATTATTAGGATTATTGGTATTGAAGTCATTGTGAAATGTTTTTATGAATAGAAATCATAATTAGGACTATGATTCATCCCAGTGTCCAGATTTTCCCGGGAGTTCACACCATTGGCAATGTTATTATAGGTGAAAAGTCTTCCATCTGGTATAATGCAGTGGTAAGGGGAGATATAGAAAGTATAACCATTGGCAGTTTTTCCAATGTGCAGGATAACTCAGTACTGCATTCTTCAAAAGATTTCCCCCTGAATGTGGGAGATTATGTTTCAGTAGGCCATGCAGCTGTGCTCCATGGTTGTAAAGTTGATGATAACTGTATTATTGGCATGAACTCCACTTTACTAAATGGTAGCCACATCCAGAAAAACAGTATAGTGGCTGCTGGATCAGTGGTACCTGGAGGAAAGGTCTTCCCAGAAGGACATCTTATAATGGGTGTCCCTGCCAGAGCAGTGCGCAAACTAGGGGAAGAAGAAATAAAAGAGATTAAAAATACTGCTTTACGCTATTTAAAGCTGGCTGAATTAGAATAAATAAAACAATGACGGGTTGATTTAATGGTTAATATAAAAAATACAGTTAATGAACTTGATCCATACGTTCCAGGTAGGTCAAATGCAGATTTAGCCCGTGCTTACGGTCTCGATCCTGCCAAAATAATTAGAATGGGATCCAATGAAAATCCCATTGGACCATCACCATTGGCAATTAAAGCCCTGAAGGAAAATCTTCACACAATTAACACTTACCCTGAATCAAATATTGATGATCTAAAGGATAAAATC
Proteins encoded in this window:
- the glmU gene encoding bifunctional sugar-1-phosphate nucleotidylyltransferase/acetyltransferase, producing the protein MRAVILTAGEGTRMRPLTLTRPKTMLPVGGKPLLEYNVGALRDAGIKDVTMIVGYQKEAVMEHFKEGQDLGVNITYVTQEERLGTAHAIGQVADIAKKDNDAIIVTNGDIILENELIKNLMDKYHQTHAQSILVLTEVDDPSSFGVVELEGDSIKDIVEKPNPGEAPSNLINAGIYLFDPCIFQAIEKTGKSERGEYEITDSLKIQIKEGKMVLGLVSQDKWIDVGRPWEFLELNEHYLEVSETQIDGEIEQGVTIHGPVIVKKGSIIRSGTYIMGPVYIGENCDIGPNTFLRKHTSIGNDVNVGNAVEIKNSIIMDGTNVNHLSYVGDSIIGADCNLAAGTNIANLRFDDGGVKVTVKGERVNSGRRKMGVIFADGVKTGINSSFNPGVTIGLNSSVGSGAIIYRDIEDNKIIIHHQKQEIKDKK
- a CDS encoding gamma carbonic anhydrase family protein, with protein sequence MIHPSVQIFPGVHTIGNVIIGEKSSIWYNAVVRGDIESITIGSFSNVQDNSVLHSSKDFPLNVGDYVSVGHAAVLHGCKVDDNCIIGMNSTLLNGSHIQKNSIVAAGSVVPGGKVFPEGHLIMGVPARAVRKLGEEEIKEIKNTALRYLKLAELE
- the glmM gene encoding phosphoglucosamine mutase, producing MGLEIPKLFGTSGIRGKIRDEITPELALNVGKAISTYLGKGNRVVIGYDTRTSNLMLERAVSAGILQGGCHVLSVGMVPTPVVGYATMKLNADAGVMITASHNPSPDNGIKLWNPDGMAYLQEQERTIEKIIHENNFYKASWEDIGQITDISPVVNNYIKDLLGLMDIKPGLKVVVDCANGAAAYLSPLILRKAGCKVVSLNAQPDGFFPGRNPEPSEANLQELMKVVKVTGADLGIAHDGDADRMIAVDDKGRMADFDKLLALVSAEIGGCVVTTVDASACIDRALEEVGGTVERTKVGDVHVAEMIHMLGANFGGEPSGTWLHPQFCMCPDGILSALRVIELVQNKGPLSKLLDDIPSYPTIRDKIDCQEDQKDPIMHKAETDLSLIYEDVADINLKDGVRISFTDGSWVLVRPSGTESFIRITLEGKTEEKARMIHEKAAEFIHDFL